The sequence taacctaaaaattaccaaaaatgataTCTTACTCTTAAGctatcaaaaattataaatactatGTAAATAAGTTATGAAATACTATTAtactaaactaaacaaataagatttaaaaacaaaaacaaacaaacaaattccCAAACCGACTAAAAACAATTCTAACTTTTAACCTTTAAGacccaaaatatattttagtcttttatatattaaaattttatagatcttattttttagttttggattcttgtctctttttttggtttggacCCACAATGGCAAGGCCACCTATTGGAATAGCTAATTTTTAAGCACTGTTTGTGATGGACACCGCACAGATGATGAAAACAGTGCACGTGGTTGCGTATTACAAAGATGCCTTTTGCTTTTAAAGCTGAGCTACGTTTGGTACTTGCCCAAACCCACCATGCACATTCCCCAACAATTAATTTAATGTGCCCATAAAAAGACATAAATGCCATCACCGCAATCACCGACGAATGAGCCTTTCCAATCTTATCACAAAGTCACAACGCGGCTTATCTTTCTCTGTCCTCCATTATTCATCCGTACATTCCTGCCATTATTTCAACATATCAAGGGCATTTTGGTCCAAACACTATAAAAATTGTCTTCCTCTCACGCaagtctctttctttctttcattctttctttcctaacccccccaaaaataaaataaaacacttcACCTCATTCCCTCCATTTTCCGTAACCATCTATTAATTAATCTTTTCTATgtctaaaaatacaaaaaatctcttttttgtttttctattaataaaataaaatacttcaCCTCACTCTCCCCATTTTTCATAATCAtgaaatacaaatatattttataataaaatatttaatcttCGTTATGtctaaaaatgcaaatattttttttgttatttgagaAGTACTAAgtctataaaattttcacaacaaatattaGTTGGTAGATTGTTAtaggatttttatttgaatCCAGCAGTAAAATCACCTTCTTACCCACTAGTGATAGCAAATAATAATctgttatataaaatttattttaaaaatattgtgaacatgacatttctctttttattttataaataaaaaaaattgacaagtGCTAGTCCATAACGTTTtaacaacacttttacaacaaattttaataattaataacaatcTTTTACTtggatttattataaaagtgttatgaaaatattggacacataattttttttaaaattactttACCTCACTCCCTCCATTTTTAATAACCATCTAataattaatcttttttatatccaaaaatacaaacatcactttttttattttcaatttctgtCTTTGGCTACACTATTTTTGAGAAAGCCAATTTATTGCTAACGAACTTTTGTAATTATAACTAATTatcatgtttaaaaaaaaaaacaaaaatacttttgtaattattataaaaggcaaagagagtaaaaaataatgaaccatttctctctctctctctgtctctctgagtctctctttctttctgttGAAAGTTGAGACCATAGgaacagaaaagaaagagaaaagtccAATATTTGAGAGCTGCATTGTGCTTCGTTTTCGGGCCTTCCCTTCTCGGAGGGATTTTATCTGTTAgagaagcttaaagaaacaaaaattcctaCCTTGTAACATAACCTGTAAGTTAAAGTCAAGTTTTTACTTTTCTGttattttcatctttcttttaatATCAAAACTTATGCTTTaatccaacaaaaacaaaaagattccatttttttgttgttgttattatttgtttttgtttctgggCATGTGCATGTGCCATGTGTTcaattttcttgagaaaataagtgtctttttttttttttttttaaaattttttattattgtttgttggtttttgttgaGAAAGAAATTAACTTGTTAAcctggttttctttttttctttttgcattttctGGGTGTGTTTTTTCTAGGTTGGTGCTTttgtggtagtggtggtggtgtggaTTAGAGATGCCAGAGAAGGCAGTGAGTTCACCACCTTGGAATCCATGGATGTCAAGGTCAGGTCCCTTGCTTCACTGGCGCATTGGGTTGCTGacagcttttgtttttgttgggatGGTTGTCGTTTGGAGCGTAGATGGGTGCACCATTAAGAGCTTTCTTGAAGCTTGGAGGCTCAGGCAAGATTACAGAACCATGAAGGTCAGCACTCGTCCTGTGAATCTCACACAAACCCATCAAAAATTGCATCTTAACGCATCCAACATTGTATCTAATCCGACCCACTTCAATTCCAACATTCTTGAACCACTTATTGTTAAGAATTCAACTGGGCTTCCTAAAAAACCAGCCAGGAATCAAATGCTCCACATAGCTTTGTCAAATTTGAGTTGGGTTTCAGCTGAATTGGAACCCAACTTGACCTCCAATCTTCTGGCCAGGTGGTTAGCTCCAGGAGGTGAACCCTGTAAGGATTCTAAGACACTGAATATTTCAATTCCTGGTTTGGATAATAGAGGTGGGAACTTGATTAGTTTGTCAGCTGGTGAAATCCATGAGTTTGGTTTTCAAGCACTGGATGAGTATGGAAATCCTAGGTGTTTAGGTGGGGATTACTTTGAGACAGATCTTTCAGGGGATTCTTATAAATCTAGGCCTTTAGTCAAAGATTTTGGCAACGGGTCTTATTCTGTTTCACTTCAGGTTCATCCGGATTTTGTTGGGGATTACCATCTCACTGTGATCTTGCTTTATAGGCACTTTGAGGGTCTGAAGTTTTCACCTTGGCGGTTTGCAGTTGACCGTGAGCTTCGTAGGATTCCAATCAGGTTTTACAAAGGTTCAAGTCATTTACCTGAACTACAAACTTGTAAAGAATCTGATTTTAGCAGGGATATTTGGTATGGGAGGTGGACTCGGCATGGTAAGAATGATGATTGCGAAATTGGTAATGATGGGCGGTACCGATGCCTAAAACCTGACTTTCCATGCCAGAGTCCATGGTGTAGTGGTTCATTAGGATTGTTAGAGAGTAATGGTTGGGTCTACTCGACACACTGTACTTTTAGATTGTTTGTAGCTGATTCTGCTTGGAATTGCTTGAAGAATCGCTGGATTTTCTTCTGGGGTGACTCAAATCATGTTGACACGATACGAAACATGCTCAATTTTGTTCTAGATTTACCTGAGATCCCCTCAGTTCCTAGGCGGTTTGATATGAACTTCTCAAATCCAAAAGACCCGTCTCAGACAGTTAGAATTACTAGCATTTTCAACGGGCATTGGAATGAGACAAAGAATTATGAAGGTTTGAATTCGTTGCAAGATGAAGGGTTTAGGAATTTATTAAAACAGTACTTCTCAGAAGACACTGTTCCAGACACTATGATCATGAACTCTGGATTACATGATGGTGTTAAGTGGAAAAACATAAGGGCTTTCTCTGCTGGGGCAGATTATGCAGCTTCGTTTTGGGCAGAAGTTTTGGAGTCAGTGAAGCGGAGAGGGCTGGCAGTGCCAAAGGTTTTTTACAGGACCACAATAGCAACTGGTGGATATGCACGGTCACTTGCATTTAACCCCAATAAGATGGAGGCGTTTAATGGGGTATTGGTGGAGAAATTGAAGCAAGCTGGGGCAGTTTCCGGCGTGATTGATGACTTTGATATGACATTTCCTTGGCATTTTGATAACCGATGCAATGATGGAGTGCATTATGGCCGGGCTCCAGCAAAGATGAAGTGGAGAGATGGGCAAATTGGGCACCAGTATTTTGTAGACCTCATGTTAGTTCATGTGTTGCTCAATGCCCTCTGTGCAACATAGCGCGTTAGAGAGGTTTGACACATGCAGAGGATGAATTTGTGCAATCTTCTTAGCAGGTGGAGCACTCAGATAGCGGCGTAATGACACTATAGAGATAATATGGATTGCAGATCCTTCCTGacttcaagccaaaaaaaaaaaaaaggattgaagGCCATTGTTAGAGTGCTGATAGAAATTTGAGTTGCTACTGAGGAGGAAAAAGTATGAGGTAATGAGAGTTATATCTATTGGTTCATAATGTTCATTAGATCAGATGGCattctttatttgtttataaacttttttttttcaatataaatatagataaaaTATGGTTATCACGCTTGTAGAGTTTGAGATGTCCAGAATGTCAGAAATAGAAATAAGTACTGGTTGATATCAATATAGGGCATCATAGTTGTTGCATATTTCTGGTGTATACTTTGCCGTTCTGATACCTGCTTTCTGCTTGAACTGCATCTTAACTTAATTACCGAGTATTGTTTTTAGGCACATAcatgcttctctctctctcaatttttttttgaggcatATACAACCAATAAAAGCTTTATATTTAGCAATTGCTAagtaaatttacaaattattttatgtatgaacTATGTACTATGCAAGATCTTAGAGCTGCATGAGTCAATGACTGTAAATTGCATGTTCATGCTAATTACTGCTACTTTTATGAACAATAAGAAAGATTCTTGCCTTGGAGGCCTGGGGCCAAAACTCACACacaccattgaaaaaaaaagattgttagGGAATCCAAACCAATTCTATTcattcatattttatatatatatatatatatatatatatatatatcatggaTTTATATGCATCCTCGTCATTTTTTTCACAATCTACGCAAAGCAAAATCTTGACTAGAGATCCTAAATAAATGCAAACTCTTATTTTTCCTTGTTAAAGCTTGGTTGCAAAGGATTTTAACTAGGAGtaattaattttctattataagcAGTTCATAAGATCTTTAGCTTAGGTTTTTGTTAACTAGTGTTCTAAGGACATAAATTAAGGTATAATTATTGCTctataaaaatgatgtttttttttttttttcaaaaaataaagacatgaaCCATAAACTCATAAATCTTATGAGGTCTGAAAAGCACTTAACCAAACTCTTaagttttacaaaaatttttttttttgagaagaaagttttacaattaattgttaaagaaaatcttattcttttttaatataggATTGTGTTAATGATCCATAGGGTTTCACTTCCCACATTGTTCATtagatttgggtttttcagTTTTAAACTTAGCAGAAGATTCTATTTTGTCTAAACCTTTTTATGTAGTGTTGTAAGAGgtatggtttatttatttttattttttgatactaaaaaaatgtcaaatgagTTACAAAACTATTGACAAAGTATggtttgattaatattaaacatttaatttttgtaaattatatGTGTTACTTGTTCTTTATGTCCACAAATTAAATGTATTAttgttttgttctgttttttttttttttttttttttttttttttttttctatttttgtaataattaattttctgaaggagatttaaaaaaaaaaaaatttttaaaaagagttttgAACGTAATCAACggcaaagaaaaagagaagaaaatgtaGATATCCCTTGAAAAAAACGACAACAAAAAATCTTGCCTTTTTCCACCATAGGCAGCAgccagaaaagaaaaggttgtTTCCTACGTTGTACCGTTGGAAACGATTGCAAAAGGAGTGTCGTTTTCTGGTTTTAATAAAGGACATTGAGGTCAACTTCTTGTCGTTTAAATGCAACTTTTTACTCTTCCGCTGGCTCTAAAGAATCTTCTCGGCCAAGTATGAAATGAAAGGAATAGTCAGTATAATCAGTAGGTTAAGCTagagttttgaattttgattgataGGGATAGCATTggcttattttattcaataataatttggatgaaaatataattataccttaaaaaaaaaaaaaaatttgtaatgtaaacattttttttttaaaaggtcaaGTCAAACATATACTTAAATTTTCTTGTTGTGTCAAAAGGTGCCATGTAAAATGGAGAGACTTcacattaatatatttaagaatGTCacttcatttgaaatattaaattaagTTGTCTTCTATACACATTTAGATTTATAATAACTAATACAAATTATGGGCCGTATGTGTAtccattaaaatttatattagtcTCTTATaagaataagagatttgggttCAATCttcatttaccaaaaaaaaaaaaaaaaaaaatcaattgatattttgatttgatgataaagatcTCAATCATcataaaactgaaatttttaatagaaatttatAGTAATTAATACAAATTATGGGATATATGTTTATCCATTTCAAAATGgagaagattattattattattatttatcaaaaccCACATGATTAAACAcaagttttagcaaaaaaaaaaaaaaaccacatttgCTATGTTAATAGTCtatgtaaaaattacaaatcataaaaaaacaaaataaaaaaaacaagaagaataagcatttttgtctttttattttattttattttatttatagataaGAATAGGATTTTAGTACTTCATTATTTGAACCGCTcgaaatattttcctttattttatttttttaagatttattgGACAATCAATGTTTAagataataagaaataaaatcaattatgcTCTATTTTGGTTGGAATGAGAGTACTGTACGGATAGAAACTATTTGTGTTTTTAGACATGTATTTGCTATTTGGTagagataaataaaaattgaaagaataaggagtaaattactattatgctcttattattaaaaatagaaggATAAAAATATTAGGGTAATTTTGTACtttggaaattaaaaataataataatggtggGCATGATGAAAAACTCCATCTACTTCCCATCTtcttgcatatatatatatatatatatatatatttttttttttttactccaataAATCAATAGAAAATCATACCTTTTTTTGATACAAACTCAATTGGTAAGaccttttaattgataaatgGAATACTTAGAGAGAGCTAAGACTCTAAACCTTTAAAGTGAAAACTaactcaataataatttttctagtTTACTTTATTAATCAAcatcaaactatatatatatatatatatagatggtcAAGTAACTCAAATGAACCCTGATCTGTGTCATATTTATTCAAGGACAAAcctttttttggtagaaagaaCTAACCTAACAATCTATCATATTCTTATCTAATCATCcaactcctaaaaaaaaaaaaacaatcttgaaaaattaaataaaatagggTTCCTATCTGACCTCAAACCTGCCTGCagtcttttcctttatttggtGAGACCTGTCTGTGGTTTTAATTAGCAATCTCATTGGGCCAAGATATTACTATTGGGTCTCAAACAGTAGGATTGGATATACTGGTTTTATGTCTTTTTGGGCCATGAATTGTCTGGATTACATAATAAAACTTCCACAAGTTTAGGGTGTTCTCGCGAACAATTCTTCAAAACTTGCATTGGTAACTGATTCACACCACCATCTTCGCAAATGTGAAATAtcattcaaatatataattacaaGTATTTATTAGAATTCTTGTTTGGCTCTAGTTATCAGATAAtaagatttgaaaattcaaaagtgaGTTCTATAAATAATTTCGCAAAACATCATGTTGATCAACTAGTGGAAACTTTGATGCCCAAATCGTCCAATGACATACAACTGAGTTTGGTTACCCAGCTAGCtaggaaaataaaggaaaatgggACACAACAAGAAGGGAATTAGTCAATAGTCACTTCTAAGGTTGAAACATATCAATAATATTAGATTTGAGCTGGACTAAGATTGAACTCCTTATAATCCCAACTTAACTCATAACCCACCCCCATAATTAGAGGtgggttgaataagagatttagagttCAATTTCTGCCTACGttaaaaactaattgatgtctcggtttaataataaatagctattatcaggagtgaacgctataggttgaaactctctctctctctcgtctctctcaaaaaaaaaaaaaaaaaaaaaaaaaaactcataaccCCCCCATAATCAGACCCATAGTCTAATCTGTAACCTGATTTatcaatcaatttatatattaacaaaaattacTCTAAtactttttctataaaaaaaaaaaaaaaaaatccaatatcaATTCCAACTATCACACTTTATGTCTATCTACGATACAAACTTATATATTCCTTTTTTAAAGATACATCAATAAAATATGAATGGTATGGTTAAAATCCACTCAAAaaacacattattttttaatgtgtattttttggtgtaattttatacacaatgaaatattttctattttcaaaatttaaatctctTTTTTAGGTAGCCAAAAATTAGCTTTCTCAATGGAAACGGGATTCAATGAGCTTCTCCAACAAACATCTTCTATTAAGTTCTACTACAGTAATGAACATAAACCAAATGCTTCAAATCACATGCATAATTATTAACAACATGAGTCACATGACatgtataaaaaggaaaagagaaaagaaaaagaagaggaaccCCTATTACCCCTATTTTAGATGTTAGCCTTGTAATATATGCGAGAAACTCTCAAATGACGTCTTACAATTCAAAGCAAGACAAGATACAAAACCTACTCCaaatgatattaaaaatatcatggaacaaaataatttcacaaaccAAAACCTAAAAACATTCGGTAACCAACTAACAAGAATAGAatcttctcaacaaaaaaactaataagaatAGAAAATCTagtcaaaaaagaataaatttgataattttggcAAAAATACAATGTTAGTCTCTAAAGTTTGCCTATTATGCATTTTTGATATTTAAAGTTTCAAGTGAACGTTATTAGTTcctacagttttttttttttaaaaaaaagcacTATTAGTCTCTCTATTAACTtctgttagattttttttttttttttggcctatgTCTAATAGAGCAATGACATGACTTATTTTAACTTATGTGACAACTCTTTTATTATCGAAAAATTACACATAAGATATTCACGATATACACATCAGAAACACCAACTAATTAAGTATTTATTATGTTTAGAATATATTTGGCCATGCTTTTaggtaaaataataaacaaaatatatattcacATATTGTTCTAATCCAAAAACAATAttgatcttttatttattatacatacatatgCATCATATATGTAAATATAACACACATGCGCGTATGTACACACATGATATTaatatctaaataaaaaagtaaaaaagaggTTAAATACCAAAGAGTATTAGATGGTgccaaaaatttagcaatttggtaccataaaaagttattttatctattttatccaTGATTTAAAAAATCGGATTGAGGCAAAACCAGATTTGCCTCCGGTTCCCGGTTTTGATCGGTTTGGGCATTTTGTACTGATTCTTGGTAGAACCAGTCTGACCAGTCCGTCtagtttggtttttaaaaccatgattttaccacttcactttacaaaacacccaaccatggtttaaaaaattgaattggatCGACTGATCCAATCGATTCAACCGGGTACCAGTCCAGTTTGGTAAAAATGTCTAAAATCGGTAAAAATCAGGAACCGAAGGCAAATATGATTTTGCCCCCAatctagtttttaaaaccatacacCTTACattagtggttttattttagcattcaacacaataaaataatatatttactacaataaacaacagcCAACACCaccaacacaataaaaaatttggctATTGTACACACGTAAAGATAACTATGCATTGTAgcttaataacaaaaaaaattggctttccCTCCATTGATACAGGAGCATTTTGTTATATTTGgttgataaatttaaaattttagcaatttgcCTCTACCAAGTACCAATACTAATGCtcacaatcaaattttgaatcAATTTTCATTACACATAGGAAAAAAGAGGTTAGATACCACCTAATTTAGTATTTactaatttaagtttttaaaagtataaccatttctttcttttttttttatggaaaaaaagtATAATCATAGTCatacatagaaaaaaaaaaattaaaattttaaaaattgtagctaaacaaataaactttaaaaaaaaaaaaa is a genomic window of Quercus lobata isolate SW786 chromosome 2, ValleyOak3.0 Primary Assembly, whole genome shotgun sequence containing:
- the LOC115975875 gene encoding uncharacterized protein LOC115975875, whose product is MPEKAVSSPPWNPWMSRSGPLLHWRIGLLTAFVFVGMVVVWSVDGCTIKSFLEAWRLRQDYRTMKVSTRPVNLTQTHQKLHLNASNIVSNPTHFNSNILEPLIVKNSTGLPKKPARNQMLHIALSNLSWVSAELEPNLTSNLLARWLAPGGEPCKDSKTLNISIPGLDNRGGNLISLSAGEIHEFGFQALDEYGNPRCLGGDYFETDLSGDSYKSRPLVKDFGNGSYSVSLQVHPDFVGDYHLTVILLYRHFEGLKFSPWRFAVDRELRRIPIRFYKGSSHLPELQTCKESDFSRDIWYGRWTRHGKNDDCEIGNDGRYRCLKPDFPCQSPWCSGSLGLLESNGWVYSTHCTFRLFVADSAWNCLKNRWIFFWGDSNHVDTIRNMLNFVLDLPEIPSVPRRFDMNFSNPKDPSQTVRITSIFNGHWNETKNYEGLNSLQDEGFRNLLKQYFSEDTVPDTMIMNSGLHDGVKWKNIRAFSAGADYAASFWAEVLESVKRRGLAVPKVFYRTTIATGGYARSLAFNPNKMEAFNGVLVEKLKQAGAVSGVIDDFDMTFPWHFDNRCNDGVHYGRAPAKMKWRDGQIGHQYFVDLMLVHVLLNALCAT